The genomic interval CATTGCCGAACAACTCGGAGTGGAAGAGTCCCAAGTCACCAATGAAAAGGCCTTCGTGGCAGACCTCGGTGCCGACTCGCTCGACACGGTGGAACTGGTGATGGCTCTGGAAGACGAATTCGGCATCGAGATCCCGGACGAAGACGCCGAAAAGATTACCACGGTGCAAAACGCCATCGACTACGCCAACACCCACCAGAAGGCCTGAGCGGCGCCCTGCGCCTGACTCAAGCGATCAGCAGAAGGTTTTTTACGCATGAGCCGTCGTCGCGTTGTCGTGACCGGCCTGGG from Acidovorax sp. FHTAMBA carries:
- the acpP gene encoding acyl carrier protein, with protein sequence MSDIEARVKKIIAEQLGVEESQVTNEKAFVADLGADSLDTVELVMALEDEFGIEIPDEDAEKITTVQNAIDYANTHQKA